From Algoriphagus sp. NG3, the proteins below share one genomic window:
- a CDS encoding GNAT family N-acetyltransferase, producing the protein MKPIFVEIPLVKNEGKRRFEIEIDGKYAFTNYGEFGSQIALVHTETDPELEGTGAASAVVEKTLHYLENHNLKLLPFCPFVFAYIKRFPEWKRVVSKKFKGYDKL; encoded by the coding sequence ATGAAGCCAATATTTGTAGAAATTCCCCTGGTAAAAAATGAAGGTAAAAGACGTTTCGAAATAGAAATAGACGGGAAATATGCCTTTACCAATTATGGTGAATTTGGGAGTCAGATAGCTCTTGTACACACCGAAACTGACCCTGAATTAGAAGGGACTGGGGCGGCAAGTGCGGTAGTTGAAAAGACCTTGCATTATCTCGAAAATCATAATCTAAAGTTATTGCCTTTCTGTCCTTTTGTATTCGCTTACATTAAGAGGTTCCCAGAATGGAAACGCGTAGTAAGTAAAAAATTTAAAGGTTACGACAAGCTCTAA